GGAAAATGGAGTGTTGGCCAAATGAAGTGGGCCCTACACGAAGAGCTGAAAGACCAGAGCTAGCTCAGTGGGGTGGGAGTCCTCCAGGAGAGAGGACctgtgggactggctgctggagcaAGCTACAGCACCATGGAGAACTCTGAGTGCAGAGCCAGTGAGAGGCACAAAGGGATTCCCATCCTATGGGTTGCCATTAGGTTTTCTAAGGATCACCAGcctgggtggctccaagctgcatgtggctctttaagaagccatttgcagctcccgtctgccaccgctcactcctccggctcccagtccctgctctgacgCGCTGAAATGGAACGCGATTTAATTGGCAGGGGGGATCCAGCCATtcagccaattaaattgagccccatttcagcacggcagagcagggaactgcctgtgctgcaggtggagggagggagtaggagggctgggggagccatgcCGGAGGGGGGAGCAGCGTTGCTTGTGTGAAataggtgggggggcagtttgaggctgcgaggggtttaagccggggAAAGGGGTGAATCAAGTTTGTAAAAAGGTTTTCCTGGGGAGCACCCCcactggttttgaattgccttgggtcacaacgTCTTACTGAATTGCCAaagttgggaactgctgcagaactCTTGCTAAGTGTtgtgggctggcagcagagccctggtCCCAGGGCaagagctctgccttcaggagggGAGTCCTTGCAGGCCTCACCCCCTGCCCGCCAGAGGGAGCAGAGTGCAGAGAGACCTGCCTGAGGGCCTTGGGGGGCCCCTGTTCGATGGTTACCCCAGAAGGTTTTGAGTGCTGTGTTCTGTGCGTGACTGAGCCAGAGGGCGGAGTTGCCAAAGAGCCGTTTGTAGAGAAGCAGTGCAGGCACACGCATCAGATCAGACAGAGCCACTGGTGTGAGCTGGGAGCCTCTGTGGTGGCCCCTGTTACAGGCTAAGGAAGGAGAAACCCCTGGAGGAAAGGCAGCCCCTGGGTCTGAGAgcgcccaccttccatccagggTCTGCCGTGCCAGGAGCGCAGGCTCTCCCATtgctcctgccccagggcttAGCCATTCCCATGGCAGCACTGTAtctgctaattagcatagccacgcccAGACATCTCACTTGATGCCTGCCTGACTCTGCCAGCTTACTGCATGCTGTCCTATGGGATGgacacagcccctgctggctggTGAGGGAGGTCCCCTTCTCCCGTGCAGCATCTCGCTGGGTCCGTGCCTCCCGATAACCAGAGTGACAGAATTAGGCTCCTTCTCCCTTGCTTGGTTGTGCTGCTCCCGAGTGCGGCGGTTCTGTGCAAGGCAGAGGTCTTGGAGGCATTTTTCCTATGGGACTCAGCCTGGGGCACTGAGCTCTGCAGGCCCCTGCTGGTGAAGGGCAGATGGGAGCTGCTCCAGATGCATCTCAGGCTGGTGAGTCCTTTGCACTTGCAGGCACATCTCTTTGACCAGTCTTCCACCCATGAGGGgataaatgttgttctgtgccCGGCGGCGTGTGCACCGCTCGTAGACTCACAGGCGGCCAGCTggggacgctctgctaatcagctgggcttcACCTGCatcgctcctgggcagccgcccggcGCTCAGCCTGCAGGGAACGCTGCCTGAGACCCTTTAatctctccctgtccccttcGCTCTGCTTTGCAGagaagtgtgtgtatgtggggcggggggccgaGTTCGGCTCCTGGGGGTTGGCTTAGCCAGCGCCCATCAGCAGCTCCTGCCCCGGCTGTATCCACAGGGACTCTTCCCCGGCCTGGGTCTGACAGGATGGCTGTGCAGCTCCGCAAAGCGGGCGAGGACCTCATCCAGGAAGCCAGCGTACTGGAGCCTGAGGTAACCACCAGTGGCCCCCCCAGGGGGCTACCCCCGTCCTCTCCCCAGCTAAGCATATGCCGTCTGTGTCACAGAATCAGGAGGGACCCCTGAGACCGCAGTGCGCGGGCCACTGGTGCACCACTGAGGAAGTCTCTTGTAGCTGCGCTTTTGTGCTCCAGAagctggggctctgctgctgctttccatgGGCTTGAAGAAAATCTTCCACACGATTCTCGTGCAGCGGGGCCCAGCCAGGTTTGAAGCAGTAGCCACGGtgatagcaaactagccacattattctaaaaatatatttattgtgcaAGCCAACGAGCCACGCTCAACTGGCCACAGCCCCCCGTGGCTGGCATGTCGCACACCTCGGTTCTAGTGTAACAGACGCACTGTTCTCCGCCTGAGTCACAGAGAGAAGAGTTGTGAGGGGCCGCCCTCTCCACGATGGGTTCATTTCTCACTAAATGCCAGTCCTGCTCCCTGCTGACCCTCTTAGCAGACACACCCAGTGCGGGACTCCCCACCCTCTCCTTGGCCCTGGCATGCCCTGAGGCCAAAaccctgcagctctcccaggcTCGGCAGCTGCCAAGATGTGTTAGGGACTGTCAGCACAAAAGTGCGCAGCACATGGAAAACTAAACTGTGAGGAGAACGGGCGGgcgggtggaaggggcaggtgctccagagcccagagtttcaaaggggctggaacctcaggcccttttgaagtgtCATGATGGTGCTGCTCTACCACTGCATGTGGCCTGGGGGCAGCACCACAGCTCCggtggtgttaaaggcaattTGCAAGCTCCCGCTGCAGTGCAGActaggagaggtggagaagaggaaaagagagtgaaaaactgccccgcgcccctccagcagctaccaacacctgccccttctgtgacaagacctgcagctccacaaTCAGGACCACAGCCATTAACgcactcacaaataggagggtgacatgaagacgtcctacttgttatcaagtgacagCCAAGAATTGAAGGAAACATGGTTAACTTATTACATACCTATTACTTGAAACAACCACCCAATGTGCCCGGAAGCACATATCCAGGAGCTTTGCTGCTGAGAACTCAGGGCCTGGGCTTTTAGGCCAGACCCACCTGGTTTATGGGCTCCACCTGGAGACATGGGCAGACCTGGCAGAGTAGCTCAGCCCCTCTGGAAATGGGTATCATTGTCAAGGAATACTTCTTTTCCATGCAGTCTGTGCCGGcatgtgtttgtgcatgtgcttCACATCTGGAGATTGGAAGAAGCCCAAGGGCAGTATCTCTAAATCAATCCAAATTGAGTGCAAATGCAGCAAAGGTTGAGTCCTCTACCTGCACAGAGCATGCCGGGGTGGTGGGGCTCCAGGAATAGATGGCTCTCCCCTGAGCAGTTCCCCATTCCTGTGCATCATGGTCCTTTCTGAAACCTCTGTCCTTCTGCTCCTCCTGCAGGTGTGGTCTGCTGCACTGGAGACTCAGGGCCGAGAGGAACGCTCGCCACGCAGGTGCGTCCGCCTGCTGGAGTCATGCCTCGGGCACCAGCTCCCCTGCTGTGATCCTTGTGCCACCTGCTACTGCCGCTTCTTCAATGCCTTTTGCTACTGCAGGAAAATCAATGCCACATTCCCCTGTGGCAAGCACTAGCTTTGGctccttccccagcaccccattTTTAGCTCCTTGGGTTAGTAACTGGTTTTCCTTACATCCCTGTGCCCTTTGCACTTCCAATAAACCATCAACTAGTAAATTCTGTTGCTGAGTTCAGTCGTTCCACCCCTGACTTTTTCAGTGCATCTCCTGGGGATAGTCTCCTTTTGCAGGAAACAGCAAAGATCGTTACCTCCCTTATAAGGAGCACCCTACAGAAACTTTCCTGCATCTCATTTAGGGAGAGCTATCTCAGGGTGGTGActgccagtgttctctgtaagctgagctcttgggcagctgcctaggagagactcaggtgctgcccagctgattagcgagTGCCCACGTggctcacagtgggcagcatgtgtttccgtTGGTCATGCACAGGCTCtggttcacaaaacaaaatttattccacccatggatacaATAAATTAAAGGGATGCTCAGGCCCATTGACGGGGAAACAAAGGGGACATTTGCaccagcccctttgaaacaccacagcttTTTGAGTGGCACTAAGGGTTGACTGACCGAGGTCCTTGCTTCCACCCTGAGACTCGCCCCTTCTGGGTAGATGGAGTTGGCTGTTCTCCTACATTGCCCAGGGCCcccgtggtggctgtcagcccctctgggGATGCTGGTGACTGCTGGGGAAGGTAGAGGTGATCAATCTTACTGGCGTGCTCAGGGCCATGCCTGTCACACCTGGCATGGGATTTGATGGCATTGCTCAAAGCACTCTCCACACACTGCGGTGGTGTGGCTGGAAACAGCTACCCCACGGCACACAGACAGTCCCATATGGTAATATTTGAAATTAGGCGGCCCGAGAAAACCCTCGCAAGGCCAGCTGGTCTCATAGACAAGAACCTTGCAGGGCACAGAAGCCCACCCTACCACTCCTGACAGAGACCCTGAACCGCTGGCCGGGTTCCTGACATCTTCAAATTGTGGGTCAAAAGCTTCAGATTGCAGAGAACCCACCATTTAATCCAGTTTAAACCTGCGAGTGACCTGGGCCCCCTCAGGCTCACCCAGGGGCAGAGCGGGGGAGTGCACAGGGTCCTGATGGACTTAAGGGGGCCCCGGGCTGGAGCTGTTCGTACAGCTGGTACGGCTCTTCCCAGGGCGCTCCTTTTAAATAGTGCTGGTGTAAGGGCATGGTAGGAGAgtggggagccctggagctgggctctgtggtgctgcagggcaggaggggcccgGAGGTCGTAACTGTGTGAGTGAGCCGGGCGCTCGGGGTGTccctgggcagggggtggctggtgGCTCTGCCCCAGGGAAGGGAACAACGGGATGGGCGTGGGGGACAGTGAGCTCTAACCCTGGGGAAACACGCTCCGCAGACATTTTTCCCACCAAAAGTTTTCACTGGTTGTTTGAAAAGATGAAGCCAGGGTTATAAATAGCTTCTTAAATGAGATTTCCCTCTTCCGCACAGCTCTGGGCACTACGGGTGTTACAGCCTGGCCGGGAGGCTCCCGGCCTGCAGGACAGCAGCGCTCCTGTGCTCGGCGCTGTACACCTAACACAtcgccccgcccccaggctccCGCCGGGCTGCGCCAGACAGGCCCCGCCTTCGGCCAGCCGATGCGAAAGGCGCAGAGTAACCCGGGTACGAGGGAGGCGGGGGTCACGTGACCCCACGGGGCGCCCCCTATGGCCCGGCAGCAGCGTGCACccgccctcctggcaacagcggGGGCCACgagcggccccgcccccgcctcgcCCCGCCCCTCCGCGGCCCGTGACTTTCGCCGGCGCGGTGCATGCCGGGACGCGGCGCGGCGGCGTCTCGCGCTGTGACGTGCGgcgggggccgggcgggggagccggagccggagccggagccggagccatgTCGGGCTTCCCCGAGCTCTACTTCAACGCGGACAGCGGCTACCTCGAGGGGCTGGTGCGGGGCTTCAAGGCGGGCGTGCTGCGGCGGGCGGACTACCTCAACCTGGTGCAGTGCGAGAGCCTGGAGggtgagcccggccccgccccccgtaccggccccgccccccgccggccaccgccccgccccccggcaccaCCTCAACCTGGTGCAGTGCGAGAGCCTGGAGggtgagcccggccccgccccccggcacccctgtacccccccgccccgccccccgccgggccccgccccgcccccccggtaccggccccgccccccgccggccaccgccccgccccccgacaCCGCCCCCCGGCACCGCTCCCCGGCACCACCTCAACCCGGTGCAGTGCGAGAGCCTGGAGggtgagcccggccccgccccccggtaccggccccgccccccgccggccaccgccccgccccccggcacctCCCCCCGGCACCACCTCAACCCGGTGCAGTGCGAGAGCCTGGAGggtgagcccggccccgccccccggcacccctgtacccccccccctgccgggccccgccccgccctctgcCCAGCAGCTTTCCCCTGTTACCCCCTTACCTCTCTGCCCGCCCAGCACcttcaccccactgcccccctcccgtCTGGCCCTGTTACCCCCTTCGCCCACTCGCCCGGCACAGCTCCGTTGCCCCCTTTTCTCCTCCGCCCAGCTCGGCCCCCTCCCCCGTGCTGCCCCCTCACCTTCCCGCCGCTGTCGACGCGCTCCCTTCGCAAAGCTGGTGGGCAGCAGGTCAGCTTCGTTCGCTCTGCTTCGTGTGAAGCTGGAGAGTCGGACCCCGACAGAGAgcgtgtggggagcagggggtgagagACCCCTTCTGCAGCAGCCAAGAGCCGGATTCCTGCCAGCTCTTTCCACCTGTGCGCATCATAAATTTTGTTATACgcaccagctctgctccccgcTTCCCCTACCTGCGgcgcaggcagttccctgccctgccacgctgaaatgaaaatctaatggtgacccatgtttggatccCGACCCGTAGGTTGTGAAGCCCTGGCTTACAGGGATCCCTGTCCGGCAGCATTTGGGGTGGTGGGAGAAAGAGAACCCACCTTCCTTGGCTCGACCAGATGGTTTAGGCAGTGCGGAGGACGGTGTGCTGCAGAAGTGGGACTGGGAGTACCTGGAAGCTGGTGAAATACGCAGACCTCTGAACAGGCTCCAGGAGCAGTGTGCTGAAATGTTGGCTCTTTTTAAAAACTACCCCGCCTtattccagcttctggcagaaaTTCTGCAGGCGGTGTACCCAGGAGTTTGGACCTGATGGTCTTAGCAGTTTCTTCTGGCCCTAGGGTCTGAAGTTGGGAAGAAAAAGCAGAAGAGGCGAAAGAGATGGTGCAGGAAGTGGAACTTCTGGAGTAGCATTTGTCAGAGACAATGTCTGTTGGACTTCCCCAGTGCCTGCTCCGTAATTCATTCAGCGGCCCTCTGGGCAATCGTTTTTACTGATGGATTTATTATGCATCAAATGAGGGAGAAACTTAGCAGATTTATGCAGCGAATGTCTGTCTGACTAGCCCTTTAGCGAGATACCAGGCAGCACCCAGATACGTTACAGAGAATATGGCATTGGGCAGGACATATCCATCCTCCTCCACTCCCATAACTTTGTCAGGGTGTTTGCTTCCCAGGATAGCCCCATGCTGTAAGTTTAGCCCCGGCTTTGGTTCCTAGGGGTGTACGTTCACACTGAGCTGCCTTAAAACACCTGCTCACCAGGATGCCCTCTAATTTTGCCCTCTGTGGGTGGAATACACTTCATTATGGACAcgcaggcatgtgcagatggcaccaccagtagacacacacgctgcccgctgtgggcgctctgctgatcaactGGGCGGTGCCGGACTCTCTCCTGGTTGGCCGCCCAGGAGCTCAGCTCCAGGGAACGCTGACGACGAAGTGGTCGCAATACTCCCTTCCGGCCATTACACCTGCGTGTTAGTGTGTGTGTTTCCATCATGGCCTGCAAAGGGATTCACTTGCTGCAGGACTGCCTGCTACTAACGGCGTCTTTCAGTCCAGTGCCTgccagttaaccaattaacagGGATTTTACATTCCTAATCAAATGGCAACAGGAAAATGGTGTTGCTTGGATCTGCGTGTTTGGAGAGTAAGGGACATAGTGAatcctttaaggtgctacaggattcctcATAGACTCTGcagcccgtgaaagcttatgtgcTAATAGattggttagtctgtaagatgctacaggactcctttttttACTGCAGTAGACCAACATGGCGAGCTCCCGAAATCTCGGCCGGTTAAGCGATGCTCCAAGGCGCTCGCTAACGAGTACAGGTGCTTGCAGTGATGCCCATGGAGTCGCTCACAGGAGGGTGAACCCTTGCAGTGCAGAAACAGGGCACTCCAAAGCGGTGATTCTAGGAGGCAGACTCCCCAACCCACGTTAGGGCGCGTTGGAGTGGACATGAGTGGGCTTGTGGGTCTGAAGTGTTACGTGgctttgtttttgaatgcagttgtGTAACGGAGTAGCTAGCTGCACTCTCGGGGCAGAGGCTGCGTTATGGTGCTTCTGTGAGACGAACTGAGGACACTTGGGGGGTTTTGGAGTGCAGGTAACTAATATAAAGTGTGCGCAGTGCGCTTTGcattctgttttgtgtgtggaaagACCTCCAAAATATTTCACCCGTTTCTGTTTTGGACTTGGATCACACTGTGATTAAAATGGCAACTGCATTTTTTGAGTTAATCGCATGAGTTAACTGCGATTACTTGACAGCCCCACAGAAAATCTGCTGTTGGGATCAGTTACTTGTCCATCCAGAGATCTGTTTTGGTGGGTCTGAGGTTGAGCTGGCAGCTGAACTATGGAGAACGGGGTCAGTGGGTTTGCATGTGATGAAGGTTGGTatcaggggtagccgtgttagtctgtatctgcaaaaacgagaagtcctgtgacgcattatagaccaacagatatttttggagcgtaagttttcatgggcaaagacccggttcTTCTGGTCCGTGTGTGGAGCAAGACAGTTTGTTTTTTCAGGTTGTTAAGCAAACAAACACCCCTGCATGAAAATAACAGGAACGTTTCAAAGGTGAGCGCTCGGAAGTGGGAGATGTCGGAATTCCGGTTGCCTTTGCTGTTGTAACTCAGTCCCCTTGCACCTTATGGCACAGCTGAGCTACTAGATCGCATGCTGTTTTCACAGGACCTGTGCGCCATTCAGTGCCCAGGTTGGCGCTGCAGTGGGAATCAGGCTGTGTGGGAAAAGACAGGGTCATCTGTAAGACTCCTGCCTCATTTGAGGCTGGGGTTGCAGGACGGAAGGATTGTCTCCTTGTTAATGCAACCGAAGGAGGCTCTGTGGAAGTAGATTCTGCTCTTGGCAGATTTTCGTGACTCTTGTGCGTGGCCTCCCTCCCTAAGAAATGCAGGTGTTTGCTGTTCTGTGGTTTGAGTTGCGCAATAGAAGAGCAGAGGCACGTATCTGAACGGCAGGTGTCACTGTTTGCCATTGTAAGTGGGGGGTAAGGGCTGAGACCAAACCACCGTGTGCTGGATCTTTACCTGTCCGCAATAGGTTAAAAACCAAAACTCACCCAACGAACCTGAATAGCGGTTTCTGTTTCTAGATCTGAAGCTGCACCTCCAGAGCACGGACTATGGGAACTTCCTGGCCAATGAAGCCTCCCCACTGACTGTGTCCGTCATAGACGACAAGCTGAAGGAGAAGATGGTGGTTGAGTTTCGTCACATGAGGAACCACGCGTACGAGCCGCTAGCGAGTTTTCTGGACTTCATCACGTGAGTACGAGCTGCTCCTCAGCAGGCTTTGCTGAGCCTCCCAGCTTAGAAGGGCCTTTCCCATGTGATGGGCACAGCAGCCTCGGGCTAGCAAACGTGAGAGTGAAATAGCTGTGGGACCTCCAACTGTATCCTCGTTGGCTGCCAGCAACGCCGCCTGCTCtgaactcccccccgcccccagcccagcctttgtGTCCCTTGCCTGTAATCTGAGTGCTGTTTTGGCCTGGATGCGAAGGCAGAGCTGCACCTCAGTGTTGCCAAATCTTGGTCATTGTTTCTGCACAAGGTCTTCAAGATCCTATCCATCCCTACAGCTAAACCTCTTGTTCAGGTTCTCCTCTTGTCTTTTGATGCACTGCTAGCCTCCTATCTCTCTGGTTTTGACAAATGTCCTGTTGCCTGCTCCCtgcagaatgctgctgcaaaggTCTGTTTTAACCTGGTGGCTTTAGCTACAGCTCCTGCTGTTTGAATCCGACCACTTGCTCCTGCTGTCCTACTGCATCCAACATAAGTTGCTTCTTATCACTTTCCAGGCCCTGCACCTACCTATAACTTCTGGGGTGTTAACTCCCACCTCCTATTGGCCCAGGGTGTCAGCCTCCGTCACCCCCTTGTTGCATTATCCTGATGTTTTCCCCTCGCTGCCTCTCCTGCTGGAAGAGACCTACCAAAGCGACCTCATTCTGACTAAATCTCTCCAGAGGAAGACCTGTAAGAAGCTTGAGCACTGCCTGTCCTGCTGGCCAAGATTAGACTcttcagcagcacagaaataagtgtgtttgaagcaaattttaaactaaggtcctgttgaCTAACGCAGAACATTTAGAAACTGGCAGTATATACCTGGGGTTAGCGAATTTCAGTAAAGTGGCTCCGTTACCATTTGAATggttctttcacaggttcagttaaaaacaaaaacaaatgagcagtcctgtagcaccttaaaggcgaTCAGTTTtcattattaggtaatgagctttcatgggtaagactcactttgtcaggtTCAAGTATcggaggtagccaagttagtctgtatcttcaaaaacagcaagaagtcctgtggcaccttataggctaagagagattttggagtataagctttcatgagcaaagacctgctcctatactccaaagtatctgttggtctataaggtgccacaggacgacttgttgttttcATCAGGTTCAGCATTTTGCCAAGAGTTCTGACAGGCTTTTACTTTTTAACTAGGTCCCCTCAGGTGGCAGCAAAGCCACAGAACAGTGATAGGAAGCCAGTGGATGGGTGGATAGTATCATGAGTGGTGCAGCAGCGTAGTTTGCATATGGGTAGGATGGCTCTGCAAATATGGGtaatgaatatttatttattgagCACTTTGGTCTTCCCTGCTTTATTACTGGCAATTTACTATCTAACTAGGAAAGGACTCGTACTAGATTTCATTCTGTGGGTTTTTTGGACTCTACAGGCCAAATATTTTTCACAGAAAACTTTGTGGCTTCCTTTATTAGCTGCCAATGCTGCTTATAATTTATATCCACTGTCCGTTGACTCTTGGTAGCTACAATTTTCCATAATGCTTTGTAATGTGAAGTGCGGGAGAGCAGTTTTGTGACATTGACAAGATGCCAGTTAGAATTTAAAGGTGTGTCATTTGGTAGTGTTATAACCAATATCAAAATGAATCCTCCAAGATAACCCTTTCTACTGAGTCCTGGAAGCATTAGCTTAAGTTCAAAACCAGGTTCTCTTCAGGTGAACTTGGACTTGAAGAGCATTTCTTAAATCAGGACATGTTGTTAACCAATCAGCAACGTGTTAGTGCCTCCAAGCCATGTCAGCACACCGTCATCAACTGAAGTGTAGACCGAACGAAAGGTTTAGGTGTGTAGCGATGGGGAGCACATAGATTGGCGATCAGTTGTCCCACAGTGCCATTGAGACCCAGCTGTTATACCAAGGAGCAATGCACATCACCAAGCATTCTTACTATGTTGGTTACAATAAACCCGCTGATGGTCAGGACTTATTCCGTGCCCACTTTCACTCCAAGGAGTCAGGATGTACATGTGTTTGGTTCACATGTGGACGTGACTATCTGAATGCGTTGGCCCCTGACAAAGGAAAACCCACTCATTTGGGGGGGTGGAAGTATTTGGTCAGCAAAAGTGCCCACAAAAAGggttctctctcactcacacacacacacgcacacactgatGTTTAGGGACAGGGCTgtgttgttgtgtagacacacctcacCAATGTAACacttaatcttttccatccatgtggggaatAAATTTTTTTTGTGCGCTGAGGCGTGTGGTAttttgcaccaccagtagaaacaagaacctagctgtgggcattctgccaaTCAGGTGGGTGGCCTTTGAATCTCTCCGGGTGGccacacaagcgcacagcttacggGGAACTCTGGTCTTCACCGCTGGCATAACTACTGCACCATAAACCAAATGCCATAACCTTACTTTTAGGGATGCCAGCTTCCCAGCACTGCTGTAGTTGCTAATAGCCCTCTGTCAAGCTGCCCTCTTCTGACATGACCAAGTGCAGTACCGAACGTCCATCTCTGCCAGTCCTGAGGAAGAGTAATGCAGAGGAGGGGTGGATTGAGGTGGGTGGAGTTACTAGATTTATGGTTTAAGGCCAGAGGGGATCATTAGGTCATCTGACCTCCTCTCTGTCACAGGGCAGAGAAtttcacctgcctcttcctgtatCGAGCCCAGTAACTTGCATCTGACTAAAGCATCTACCTGAAAGGCATCCCCTCTGGGTGAGAGGATCTCTTGAGGAGCAGAGTGCACCGCTTCCCTTAGTAGTTGGTTCCCGTGATTGCCATCCTCACTGTTTAAAAGCGACGGCCTCCATTCTTATGTGAATGGATCTGTCTTAAGCTGGCAgtacaggggctggggctgtaaaAATGGGGAGAGATGGAGGAATAGGGGGGTGACCTGCGAGATGGCTTAAAGGTACACTTACCTGCTTCTGCCAGTGTCTCAGGTGTATTGTGTGGGAGCTGGAACTGTTCTGCAgtagagttgtgtgtgtgtgtgtgtgtgtgtgtatatatatatattactgtCTAGGTTTCTGTTGACACACAACAAATATAACCAAGTCTTAGTCACCCCTGCTGAGGTGACCCCTGATGTTTAGGGTAGCAATCAGTGTATTGGGAGATGTCAGAACGGGGTTTGATCTTGAGTTGCCCTGTGTTACAAACAGTTTACTTCTGTTAGCAAACTTACCTGGCGTTTGCAGGCACTAGAAGGCCCTGGTGCTGGTGGCAGTGTCTAGGTCTCCAGCGTGTGCCCTGCCTGAAGGCCCCCGAGATTTGCCATTTGCCTTTAAGCACGCGAGATGGCGAGCTCCTCTTCCGTCCCTGCAGGTGGCAGTGGAGTAACGTGCGCTGGTATTTTCCATCTCCAGGACAGCTTACACctaggccatccctggtgggtgtGTGTTCAGCCTGTTCTGAAAACCCCCCACTGTGGGAGagtccacagcctcctgtggaagCCTGTTCCAATGCGTAACCAGCCTGAGGGTTAGAGGGTTCCCCCAGGACCTAAGTGAACTCTCCCCTGCTGCAGATGGAGCCTGTCGCTCCTTTTCTGAAGGCTAAGCAGGCCCAGTTTTTAGCCTCTCCTCTGAAGTCACCTGTTCTAACCCGGCTGGGATGTGCAATGCTCTCCTCTGATGCTCTTCTGTTTGGTCCACGTCCTCCCGAGCCTGCAGTGCCCAGACTTCGGCACAGTACTCGAGCTGATGCCTTGCCCCTGCCAAGTAGGGCAGCACAGCTGCCTCCTGTGTCCTTCTGGGGACACCCCTGTCAGTACGCTCCAGAACAGGAGATTCTGCACGGCTGCGACCCATTGTTGGTTCACTCCGTGCGTGATCTACTCTAGCCCCCAATCCCGTAGAGTTGTGACTCTGCCTGGTTGCTTACTTCCC
The genomic region above belongs to Carettochelys insculpta isolate YL-2023 chromosome 14, ASM3395843v1, whole genome shotgun sequence and contains:
- the AGRP gene encoding agouti-related protein; the protein is MLTMLLLSWGVLQGIQALLATDLSSSHLPEMHPGLEGPDRSSYPSLLREIKEVPIGPAGTLPRPGSDRMAVQLRKAGEDLIQEASVLEPEVWSAALETQGREERSPRRCVRLLESCLGHQLPCCDPCATCYCRFFNAFCYCRKINATFPCGKH